CCAGATTGCAGCAGTCTTTATCGTAACGCTCATAATCGGGATCATCGCCGTTTTCGGCCCGGGACTCGTCGGATCGGATCTCACCGGGTTCACCGACGATCTTGTCGCCGACTCCTACGAGGTCACATGGTACGAGAACGGAACCCTCACCGAACGCTACGTATACGATGTCAGGAATTCCGGGGAGTACAGGATGCTCTACCGTGTCTGGTCGGCCTCCCTCTACTCTGCCGAAAACTCGCAGAACATCCCCGTATATTCCCGCATCGAGCTCACCGGGATGACAGTTCCCGAAGGGACGGCAGGATACATCAAGACCAAAAACGGCGAAGTCTACCTGTTCAACTCGGAAAGCAGCCAGGTCGAATCCTTTGTCAGCCAGAAGGCATATACAAACGAAGCGGGAATCGTAGATACCGGGTACTTCAGCTCCGGGCAGTACACCGTCGAATTCACATACGTAATCTATCCGCCCATCGAATACGATGAAGAAGCCGCTCACATCAACCTGATGTTCGCAAGCGAGCACATCCCGTATAAGAACGTAAAGATCGTCCTCGACTCGGACCTGATAACCGACACCTTCACCCACCCACCCGGATACGAGACTACGGAGGAGGACGGAAAGGTAATCATAACCGGAAGCTCACCCGAAGACGAGCTGATCGAAGTCGAGATGCTGCTCAAGCCCGAAGCCGCGGACATAATCCCCGGCGACAAAGAGTACGTTCCCGGAGTTATCAAAGAGACCGAATCGGCGAACAACAGCTATTACCTCGGGTTCACAGTTGCTGACGTCACAGGAATAATCGCGAAGATAATCATAATCCTGACACCGTTCCTCCTCCTGCTCCTGTATTTCAGGGTGGGAAAAGAGAACAATTACACGGTGCCCGAATATCTCAGCACAATCCCCAATCCCAAACTCAGGCCGTGGGAGGTAAACCTGCTCTTTAAAGGCGACGCATTCGAATCCGACCAGGACGCCTTTTATGCGACCCTCCTCAGCCTCCACAAGCAGAAGAAGATCAGGATCACAGAAAAAGACGACAAGAAAGGAATCGTGATCGAAGTCCTTGATACAACCGTCGACGACCGGTACGAACAGAGAGTCCTGAACTTCATCAGTGCAAACACGAAGGACGACAACAAACTCGACACCGGCTACTTCAATGAGATCTCCAAGAAAGCAGCGGTCTCAAAAGCGGACGAGAGGATCGCAGTAGCACTCAGGGACAGTCTCAGCAGCCTGATGTCGAATACCGATGCCTCCCTCTCGGAGAAGTACGCAACCGACGGAAGAGTCTACCTGGTCCCGTTCTACATCGCCGGCGCCCTGGTCATCGTCGCCTCGGTAGGAGTGCTCTTCCTCTTTTCGGATGCAGCAACACAGCTGTTCTTCTCGGCAGTTCTCGGCGGGGTCATCATAGTCCAGGCAATAGTCGCAACACTGTTCCCCACCACTCTCTTCGGACGCTGGAAGGATGATTACTACAAGGAAAAACTCGAATGGAACTCATTCAAAAAATTCCTCTCCGACCTCAGCCAGATAAAAAAATACGGAACCGAAGACCTCAACATGTGGGGCGAGTGGCTCATATACGGAACCGCTCTCGGAATCGGCGACAAGGTCGAAGAAGCGATGCAGACCCTTGACCTCGACGTGTCCGAAGGCGGCGGAGTATACTTCTACCCGCACTACACCTCGTGGTACATGGGCTTTTACGCGATGAGAACCTTCACACCTCCGTCACAGGGAGGAGGGCCCGGAGGAGTCGGAGGAGGCTTCGGCGGTGGCGGCGGATTCGGCGGCGGAGGCGCAGGCGGGAGATAAATTCCCTCCTTCTTCACGAGAAAAGATAGCACTGCCTTACTGCTTACGTATTTCATTCAGGCAACCCCGGCACCGGCGGCCAGGCCGCCGGACGGCCCCTGCCCAGGAGCCTTGCCCTGAGATAGTTCTCTCATTGCACGCCCGGGGACCGGCAAGGGTCCCCCGGGCTGTTAAAGTTAGTTTTTACAAAAACGTTTTTTGGGATATTCCGTTCCGTATACGTCATAGATCCACCGCAACCCGCCACGCAGGGGATACTAGTCTATCCCCGGAGTGGCCTATCACAACAGAGAGGCCCCGCGGTCGGGGCCGGTCCGCGAGCCCGCTGTGCGGCTCGCGGCGAGGGGNNNNNNNNNNNNNNNNNNNNNNNNNNNNNNNNNNNNNNNNNNNNNNNNNNNNNNNNNNNNNNNNNNNNNNNNNNNNNNNNATATAATTTACGAAGAACCCACCGGAATAATTATTTCAAACAAGAAAGTCAACCAAAAGAGACACCGATAACATGGATGACCAAAAAAAAGATCCGGACAAAAAAAGGCCCCGCCTGCCGCCCTCTTTAAAGGACATAGTATATATCGCCGTAATCTCTAATCCGGCCCCCGGGAAATCGAGCAATTTTGAAGTATACGCGATCACGATGTCCGCGTTTTCGATAATAAAACTGAAATATTCGAGAAAGACCAGACTCAGTCCGGGAATGGTCATCGACCTGAGGGATTTCGGCGAGATGAGCCATTACACGATCGAAGACGACATCCCCTTCGATAAAATCGCGGAGCGGGATAAAAACTTCATCGGCAAGGCCCTCGTATCGGCAGGTGAAAAACATCCGATAGGACTCCTGAAAGCACAGACGATGGCCGAAGAAGGAATCGAAAACCTCTTCAGGCTTCTCAATATGAACGATCCGGAGCGGCTTGCCGTCTTCCTGAAAGTAGTACAGGAATCGTCGTTCGAAGGCGAAGTCACCCACAGGGACCTGTTCGCAGCATTCATCCGGGCATTCTCGGGAGCAAAAAAACCTCCCGATGTAAGGCAGCAGGAAGCATTGATAAGCATATGCGGGAATAATCCGGCGGTAATTATCGAACTCGCGGAAGCATACCTCGACTACGTCAGGGAAAACTGATTCAGCTTCTGCCGTATCTCTTCAATGTAATTACCAGGGATTTCTCCGCTTCTCCATCCTCTTCCGATTTCAGAATACCGATTGTTCCGTTATAAGCCGCAACCAGCATCCTCGTTGCATACATGGCGATATTCGAAGGGCGGAGAGCCTCTTCAGGCTGAACGTTAAGCATGCCTTCGATATTATCAATTACTCCCGACCTGTCCCTGTCGGATATGATTACGGAGATCTCACCGTTCCTGATGCTATGCCTTATATTAAGGGAAAAATCCTCCCGGTTGAGACTGAACATATTCAGGATATTTATAAAAACGTAGGAGAGATTGTCATCCGCAAAGACGAAATAAAGAGCACGATCGTATTCGATCGAAGCACCTGCGAAATGATAGATTGCACTTCTTATAACCGAATCGATACATATCGGTTTTAAGCACCTGTTTTCGTCTATGAGAAAATCATAGACGACACGCAGGTTGTTTATTATATCCATCCTCGGACCGATCTCATTTATAAGATCCATCCGGCAGTCGGAACCGCCGGCAGAACCATCTCCTTTGTCCCACCTGTGGCTTATGATCGTATTCCAGATCCTGTCATTCTCTTTTAGGGCAATACCCAGGAGATCCTTTATCGCATTATACTCGGTCCCGAACTTTTCCTCGACTAAACCTTTAACAACCGCAGACCCGACCTCCTTTCCGATCTCTTCGAGAGTGGCCTTTTCAAAAGGAGTGAAGCAGGAATTATCGCCTTTTGTGACGTAAAATACCCCTACGACATTTTTTTCGGAAAAAACCGGGATTCCCGCATACGATATCGCCCCCAGGTCTTCAAGTATCTTTACATCGAAGACGCCCGGAGGTCTGTCGGGGAGATTTTCGATATACCTCGGCTGCCCCCCGTAAAAAATTATATTGTAGGGCCATTCACGGATATTGATCAGGTTGTATCGCTCTTTAAACCAGATCGGAACATTCAGCGACGATGCCAGCCGTGCAGTAGAAGGATCATTATTCTTCAGGTATACAAAGCAGGACTGGATCTCAAAACTTTCAAGTATCTTTTTCAGGACATTTTCAAGAATTTCGGGGAGCGAAAAACCGTATACCGTTGATTCAAGGACCGAATTTACAATCTCAATCTGCCGGAGCCTTAAAACTGCCTGCTCTTCAGATCTCTTCCTGGAGGTTATATCCCGGATCTGGTACTGGGAACCTGCAATCCCTTCATAAATAATAGGCACGGACGAGATCTCGACGTCAATCAACTCCCCCCCTCTGATTCTTAAGGATTCCTCCACGGGATGCCTGACCTTCTTGGATTTCATTTCCCTAAATACGTTTATCAGCCTGTTTTTTGTGTCCTTGTCCAGGAAATCATACGGCGATTTCCCTATGATATCATAGCGGTTGTCCACTCCCAGGAAACGAATCCCCGCCTCGTTTACATATACTATTACAGACCCCACCAGGACAAAAACCGGTTCGTGCTGGTTCTCGACGAGATAACTGAAATGAAAATACTGGTCGGAGAGCCTTCCGGGGCCGCCGGTGCCAGATATTTGTCCTGCATCGTCGCTCATCTCACCCCCGGTTTCACCGATTTCTCCCTGGGAAAGGTTCATCCCGAGTTCAAGAGAAGATATGAAGATCTTCCTCGTCTCAGGGATCCTTGCGGCAGTCAAAATTAATTTATGCTCGTTCTTACCGGAATCAAGAACCCTGAACTCTGACGTTTTCGGGGAGTTGTAAGGATCATCAAGGCGTTTTTTAAAAAAATTCATGAAGAGCAGGACTTCAGAATCAGGAACCAGGGACAGGAAATTCAGGTTGTCCTCCAAAATCGCATAATCAAGTCCTGTTATCGCGAAAAATGATGAATTTGCCGCAAGCAGCTGATGATTTTCATCAAGAATAAAATTAGCTCCTTCGGACATATCATAAATACTCTCTTCAGTATCGCCCGGAAAACCGGATATCATAAAGGCTCCTCCGGTTTTTGTCCGTAATTTATTTGCATGTCTGACCCCCCGGAAATTAGCTTCCTGAAATAAGACTGTATGGCTACATTAAAAAAATTTACTTTTTAAACCCGGTGATGTCGGGATCACTTTACAGGAAGACACCATGCTCTTGCAATATTGTAAATAATATTATAAATTCACGACAAACCTGACTGACAAGAGATGAGCAATACAAAAGAACCTTTACCCGGACCTGTAAAAGGCATAATCTTCGATATGGACAATACGCTCTATAACTTCTTCGATGCCAAAATCCTTGCGTGTGAAAAGGCTTGCGGAACGATCGGTGCAGGGAACGGGCAGGAGCTGTTCAGGTATTTTCTGTCG
Above is a window of Methanolacinia paynteri DNA encoding:
- a CDS encoding GAF domain-containing protein yields the protein MISGFPGDTEESIYDMSEGANFILDENHQLLAANSSFFAITGLDYAILEDNLNFLSLVPDSEVLLFMNFFKKRLDDPYNSPKTSEFRVLDSGKNEHKLILTAARIPETRKIFISSLELGMNLSQGEIGETGGEMSDDAGQISGTGGPGRLSDQYFHFSYLVENQHEPVFVLVGSVIVYVNEAGIRFLGVDNRYDIIGKSPYDFLDKDTKNRLINVFREMKSKKVRHPVEESLRIRGGELIDVEISSVPIIYEGIAGSQYQIRDITSRKRSEEQAVLRLRQIEIVNSVLESTVYGFSLPEILENVLKKILESFEIQSCFVYLKNNDPSTARLASSLNVPIWFKERYNLINIREWPYNIIFYGGQPRYIENLPDRPPGVFDVKILEDLGAISYAGIPVFSEKNVVGVFYVTKGDNSCFTPFEKATLEEIGKEVGSAVVKGLVEEKFGTEYNAIKDLLGIALKENDRIWNTIISHRWDKGDGSAGGSDCRMDLINEIGPRMDIINNLRVVYDFLIDENRCLKPICIDSVIRSAIYHFAGASIEYDRALYFVFADDNLSYVFINILNMFSLNREDFSLNIRHSIRNGEISVIISDRDRSGVIDNIEGMLNVQPEEALRPSNIAMYATRMLVAAYNGTIGILKSEEDGEAEKSLVITLKRYGRS
- a CDS encoding DUF2207 domain-containing protein; the encoded protein is MEEKTQIAAVFIVTLIIGIIAVFGPGLVGSDLTGFTDDLVADSYEVTWYENGTLTERYVYDVRNSGEYRMLYRVWSASLYSAENSQNIPVYSRIELTGMTVPEGTAGYIKTKNGEVYLFNSESSQVESFVSQKAYTNEAGIVDTGYFSSGQYTVEFTYVIYPPIEYDEEAAHINLMFASEHIPYKNVKIVLDSDLITDTFTHPPGYETTEEDGKVIITGSSPEDELIEVEMLLKPEAADIIPGDKEYVPGVIKETESANNSYYLGFTVADVTGIIAKIIIILTPFLLLLLYFRVGKENNYTVPEYLSTIPNPKLRPWEVNLLFKGDAFESDQDAFYATLLSLHKQKKIRITEKDDKKGIVIEVLDTTVDDRYEQRVLNFISANTKDDNKLDTGYFNEISKKAAVSKADERIAVALRDSLSSLMSNTDASLSEKYATDGRVYLVPFYIAGALVIVASVGVLFLFSDAATQLFFSAVLGGVIIVQAIVATLFPTTLFGRWKDDYYKEKLEWNSFKKFLSDLSQIKKYGTEDLNMWGEWLIYGTALGIGDKVEEAMQTLDLDVSEGGGVYFYPHYTSWYMGFYAMRTFTPPSQGGGPGGVGGGFGGGGGFGGGGAGGR